A window of Amycolatopsis australiensis contains these coding sequences:
- a CDS encoding pyridoxal phosphate-dependent decarboxylase family protein has product MREDGLAGGADGADRLGELIPVALRGMAAGIAERGGPIPAGGPAAVAAALVAEGGELDAGVAGHAGGEGAAGSDRSAAPAGAAREPAAAGEAAAAAVLSAEPGVVECSARQPASAVLSAEPGATERGARRPAARPSEPEPVSGTGATTGALPRRGVGAEAALEELSRLLAAGSADPADPGCAAHLHCPPLAVAVAADVVASALNPSMDSWDQAPVASELEREFTAGIARLCYPHAGTPDAVVTTGGTESNLLGLLLAREHGIRQVVCGANAHHSVARAAWLLGLPAPVVVPCERDRLLPGALADAAGPHTVVVATAGTTNTGTLDPLPEIAGICRRAGARLHVDAAYGGTALCSDALRPKLAGLELADSVALDLHKFGWQPVAAGLFAAREAADLAALTVRAEYLNAGDDTEAGLPDLLGRSIRTSRRPDAFRMAVTVRALGTDGLGALVERCCATATQVAELVDAHPGLRLWGPPELSTVVLRPVAAEETGGDELVARIRRALLEAGTAVIGRAALPTGPGGATQLWLKLTLLHPHTTAADYRTLLDRIVATAGAELVAVRENPVAS; this is encoded by the coding sequence ATGCGGGAAGACGGGCTGGCCGGAGGCGCGGACGGCGCGGACCGGCTCGGCGAGCTGATCCCGGTGGCACTGCGCGGAATGGCGGCGGGCATCGCGGAACGCGGCGGCCCGATCCCGGCAGGCGGCCCGGCGGCGGTGGCGGCGGCACTGGTGGCGGAGGGTGGCGAGCTGGACGCGGGGGTGGCCGGCCACGCGGGTGGTGAGGGAGCTGCGGGTTCCGACCGCTCGGCGGCTCCGGCCGGCGCCGCGCGGGAGCCGGCGGCGGCGGGCGAGGCTGCCGCCGCCGCGGTGCTGAGCGCCGAGCCGGGTGTGGTTGAGTGCAGTGCCCGCCAACCCGCCTCCGCGGTGTTGAGCGCCGAGCCGGGTGCGACTGAACGTGGCGCCCGCCGACCCGCCGCTCGGCCGAGTGAACCCGAGCCGGTGAGCGGCACCGGCGCCACTACCGGTGCGCTGCCTCGCCGAGGCGTCGGGGCCGAAGCCGCGCTCGAAGAGCTGAGCCGGCTTCTCGCCGCCGGCTCCGCCGATCCCGCCGATCCCGGCTGTGCCGCCCACCTGCACTGCCCGCCGCTCGCCGTGGCCGTTGCCGCCGATGTCGTCGCCAGTGCCCTCAACCCCTCCATGGACTCCTGGGACCAGGCACCCGTCGCCAGCGAGCTCGAGCGGGAGTTCACCGCCGGAATCGCCCGATTGTGTTATCCCCACGCCGGGACCCCCGACGCCGTCGTCACCACCGGCGGCACCGAGTCCAACCTCCTCGGTCTGCTCCTCGCCCGCGAACACGGCATCCGCCAGGTTGTCTGCGGGGCCAACGCCCACCACAGCGTCGCCCGCGCCGCCTGGCTGCTCGGCCTTCCCGCGCCCGTCGTCGTCCCGTGCGAACGCGACCGGCTGCTTCCCGGTGCCCTCGCCGACGCCGCCGGGCCGCACACCGTCGTCGTCGCCACCGCCGGGACCACCAACACCGGCACCCTCGACCCGTTGCCCGAAATCGCCGGGATCTGCCGCCGCGCCGGGGCCCGCCTGCACGTCGACGCCGCGTACGGCGGCACCGCCCTCTGCAGCGACGCCCTGCGCCCGAAGCTCGCCGGGCTCGAGCTGGCCGACTCCGTCGCCCTCGACCTGCACAAGTTCGGCTGGCAGCCGGTCGCCGCCGGGCTCTTCGCCGCCCGGGAGGCCGCCGACCTCGCCGCGCTCACCGTCCGTGCCGAGTACCTCAACGCCGGCGACGACACCGAGGCCGGCCTGCCCGACCTGCTCGGCCGCTCGATCCGCACGTCCCGCCGCCCGGACGCCTTCCGGATGGCCGTCACCGTGCGCGCGCTCGGCACCGACGGCCTCGGCGCCCTCGTCGAACGCTGCTGCGCCACCGCGACCCAGGTCGCCGAGCTGGTCGACGCGCACCCCGGCCTCCGCCTCTGGGGCCCGCCCGAGCTGTCCACCGTGGTCCTGCGGCCGGTCGCCGCCGAGGAGACCGGTGGTGACGAGCTCGTCGCCCGCATCCGCCGCGCCCTCCTCGAAGCGGGTACCGCGGTCATCGGCCGCGCCGCGCTGCCGACCGGGCCCGGCGGCGCCACCCAGCTGTGGCTCAAGCTGACGCTGCTGCACCCGCACACCACCGCCGCCGATTACCGCACGCTGCTCGACCGGATCGTCGCGACCGCCGGCGCCGAGCTCGTGGCCGTCCGGGAAAACCCGGTCGCTTCGTGA
- a CDS encoding fluoride efflux transporter FluC, protein MPRWDVLLAIGAGGALGSLARYGLSVALPHSRGEFAVATLVTNVLGCLLIGVLMAFLTTTARPHHLLRPFLGVGILGGFTTFSTFVTDTLDAAVTGRILGSLAYALASVVLCLAAVTAGLTATRAVRKGR, encoded by the coding sequence GTGCCCCGCTGGGACGTCCTGCTCGCGATCGGCGCGGGCGGCGCGCTGGGCAGCCTCGCCCGCTACGGCCTGTCGGTGGCGCTCCCGCACTCCCGCGGCGAGTTCGCCGTCGCGACGCTGGTCACCAACGTCCTCGGCTGCCTGCTCATCGGCGTCCTCATGGCCTTCCTGACGACGACCGCGCGGCCGCACCACCTGCTCCGCCCGTTCCTCGGCGTCGGCATCCTCGGTGGCTTCACGACGTTCTCCACGTTCGTGACCGACACCCTGGACGCGGCGGTGACCGGGCGGATACTGGGTTCGCTGGCCTACGCGCTCGCGTCGGTGGTGCTGTGCCTGGCCGCGGTCACGGCCGGCCTGACGGCGACGCGCGCGGTGCGGAAGGGACGCTGA
- a CDS encoding DUF190 domain-containing protein — protein MEGPATRLTIYLGEDDHWHQKPLYHEIVRRARDAGLAGASVLRGVEGYGASSLIHTTRILSLSEDLPVVIVIIDAEEKLRAFLPQLDELVGEGLVTLDRVEVVRHVGRTE, from the coding sequence ATGGAAGGACCTGCGACGCGGCTGACGATCTACCTCGGCGAAGACGACCACTGGCACCAGAAGCCGCTCTACCACGAGATCGTCCGCCGGGCACGGGACGCCGGGCTGGCCGGCGCTTCGGTGCTTCGCGGCGTCGAGGGCTACGGCGCGTCGTCGCTGATCCACACCACGCGGATCCTTTCGCTGTCGGAGGACCTGCCCGTGGTCATCGTCATCATCGACGCGGAGGAGAAGCTGCGGGCGTTCCTGCCGCAGCTGGACGAGCTGGTCGGCGAGGGACTGGTGACGCTCGACCGGGTCGAGGTGGTCCGCCACGTGGGACGGACGGAGTGA
- the crcB gene encoding fluoride efflux transporter CrcB yields the protein MTPLLVALGGAAGSILRYLTDRRVQAWRGSPFPFGTLTVNIAGSFILGFVSGWLLHGAAPSSVRALVAVGFCGGLTTFSTFGYETVRLFLEKTRLHAVLNVVVTVLAGLASGALGLLLATGVFA from the coding sequence GTGACGCCGCTGCTGGTGGCCCTCGGCGGAGCGGCGGGGTCGATCCTGCGCTACCTGACCGACCGGCGCGTGCAGGCGTGGCGCGGCTCGCCGTTCCCGTTCGGGACGCTGACGGTGAACATCGCGGGCTCGTTCATCCTGGGCTTCGTGAGCGGCTGGCTCCTGCACGGCGCGGCACCGTCGTCGGTGCGCGCGCTGGTGGCGGTGGGCTTCTGCGGTGGCCTGACGACGTTCTCGACGTTCGGCTACGAGACCGTCCGGCTGTTCCTGGAGAAGACGCGGCTGCACGCAGTGCTGAACGTGGTGGTGACGGTTCTGGCCGGGCTGGCTTCGGGCGCGCTCGGGCTCCTGCTGGCGACCGGCGTCTTCGCCTAG
- a CDS encoding LLM class F420-dependent oxidoreductase, whose amino-acid sequence MTRWGLTIPLTGVPLTAHRELVEQLPDLGYTDAWTAETAGTDAFTPLVLASQWAPQLRLGTAIVPVYTRGPGLLAMQAATVAELAPGRFVLGIGASSPVIVSQWNAASFDEPFARSRDTLRFLRTALAGEKVSEQYETFAVSKFRLERPADPPPSIMLAALRPGMLRLAAREADGAITNWLAASDVPKVRSVIGPDIELAARIFVCPTEDAEAARGLGRMLISSYLTVPVYAAFHDWLGRGEALAPMHEAWAAGDRQKANQVIPDSVVDELVIHGSVESCREQVQSYVDNGLTTPVIALLPTGTDPFEQVRGLAPR is encoded by the coding sequence ATGACCCGCTGGGGCCTCACGATCCCGCTGACCGGGGTGCCGCTGACCGCGCACCGCGAGCTGGTCGAGCAGCTGCCCGACCTCGGCTACACCGACGCGTGGACGGCCGAGACCGCGGGCACGGACGCGTTCACGCCGCTGGTGCTCGCCTCGCAGTGGGCGCCGCAGCTGCGCCTGGGCACGGCGATCGTGCCGGTGTACACGCGCGGCCCGGGTCTGCTGGCGATGCAGGCGGCGACGGTGGCCGAGCTGGCGCCCGGCCGGTTCGTCCTCGGCATCGGCGCGTCGTCCCCGGTGATCGTGTCGCAGTGGAACGCGGCTTCCTTCGACGAACCGTTCGCCCGCTCCCGCGACACGCTGCGCTTCCTGCGGACGGCGCTGGCGGGGGAGAAGGTCAGCGAGCAGTACGAGACGTTCGCCGTGTCGAAGTTCCGGCTGGAGCGCCCGGCCGACCCGCCGCCGTCGATCATGCTGGCGGCGTTGCGGCCGGGCATGCTGCGCCTGGCGGCCCGGGAGGCCGACGGCGCGATCACCAACTGGCTGGCGGCTTCGGACGTGCCGAAGGTGCGTTCGGTGATCGGCCCGGACATCGAGCTGGCGGCCCGGATCTTCGTCTGCCCGACGGAGGACGCCGAGGCGGCGCGCGGCCTCGGGCGGATGCTGATCTCGAGCTACCTGACGGTCCCGGTGTACGCGGCGTTCCACGACTGGCTCGGCCGCGGCGAGGCGCTGGCCCCGATGCACGAGGCGTGGGCGGCCGGGGACCGGCAGAAGGCCAACCAGGTGATCCCGGACTCGGTGGTCGACGAGCTGGTGATCCACGGCAGCGTCGAGTCGTGCCGGGAGCAGGTGCAGTCCTATGTGGACAACGGACTGACGACGCCGGTCATCGCGCTGCTGCCGACGGGGACGGACCCCTTCGAGCAGGTGCGCGGCCTGGCGCCGCGCTGA
- a CDS encoding S9 family peptidase: MTDADDLPFLRKQARTQRFTLGAPKEFRVAPDGSRVLFLRAESGTDPRHSLWSADLATGAETKLVDAAELLPGEEELPPEERARRERARETGGGVVHYGVDAGFTVAAFSLSGKLYTLDLASGEVTLRVDGAVIDPRPNPAGTHVAYVQNRRLHVMELATGDDRVLAEEDGEDVAWGLAEFIAAEEMDRTRGYWWAPDGRSILAERSDRGPVPRWTIADPANPQHPADVVGYPAAGTTNALVSLAILGLDGSRVDVSRGEWEYLASVHWSAGGPPLLAVQPRDQKRMDVLAVDVADGSTSVVHTATDRHWIDIVAGVPAWTPDGRLVVEGMVDGDHRLFVGGEAVTPPGLQLRAVLDVGDEILFSASEDDPTQIHVFRTEGPSVRRLSTVDGVHHGAGTAAVTVLSSWSLEYSGPRVSVLRDGTPAASITASTVDPDIVPNLTWLTLGERGLRAALLLPRGYEPSEGKLPVLLDPYGGPHAQRVLQSRNAFLTSQWLADQGFAVLVADGRGTPGRGAVWEREIAGRLADVTLQDQVDALQAAAASRPELDPERVAIRGWSYGGYLSALAVLRRPDVFHAAVAGAPVTDWSLYDTHYTERYLGKPQDDPECYAHNSLIESAGELSRALLIVHGLADDNVFVAHSLRLSSALLAKGRPHVFLPLAGATHMTPQAEEVAENLMRTQVDWLLRELSAVEKENA, translated from the coding sequence GTGACCGATGCCGACGACCTCCCGTTCCTCCGTAAGCAGGCCCGTACCCAGCGCTTCACCCTCGGCGCGCCGAAGGAGTTCCGGGTCGCCCCGGACGGCTCCCGCGTGCTGTTCCTGCGCGCGGAGTCGGGCACCGACCCCCGGCACAGCCTGTGGTCGGCCGACCTCGCGACCGGCGCCGAGACGAAGCTCGTCGACGCCGCCGAGCTGCTGCCCGGCGAGGAGGAACTGCCGCCCGAGGAGCGGGCGCGCCGCGAGCGGGCCCGCGAGACCGGCGGCGGCGTCGTCCACTACGGCGTCGACGCGGGCTTCACCGTCGCGGCGTTCTCGCTCTCGGGCAAGCTCTACACCCTCGACCTCGCGTCGGGCGAGGTGACGCTGCGCGTCGACGGCGCCGTGATCGACCCGCGCCCGAACCCGGCCGGCACCCACGTCGCCTACGTGCAGAACCGGCGGCTGCACGTGATGGAGCTGGCCACCGGCGACGACCGCGTGCTCGCCGAGGAGGACGGCGAGGACGTCGCCTGGGGCCTCGCCGAGTTCATCGCGGCCGAGGAGATGGACCGCACCCGCGGCTACTGGTGGGCCCCCGACGGCCGCAGCATCCTGGCCGAACGCTCCGACCGCGGCCCGGTCCCGCGCTGGACCATCGCCGACCCGGCCAACCCGCAGCACCCGGCCGACGTCGTCGGCTACCCGGCCGCGGGCACCACGAACGCGCTGGTTTCCTTGGCGATCCTCGGCCTGGACGGCTCGCGGGTCGACGTTTCGCGGGGCGAGTGGGAGTACCTGGCCTCGGTGCACTGGTCGGCCGGTGGCCCGCCGCTGCTGGCCGTGCAGCCGCGGGACCAGAAGCGGATGGACGTCCTCGCCGTGGACGTCGCCGACGGCTCGACCTCCGTCGTGCACACGGCGACCGACCGGCACTGGATCGACATCGTCGCCGGCGTCCCGGCGTGGACGCCCGACGGCCGCCTGGTGGTCGAGGGCATGGTCGACGGCGACCACCGGCTGTTCGTCGGCGGCGAGGCCGTCACCCCGCCGGGGCTGCAGCTGCGGGCCGTGCTCGACGTCGGTGACGAAATCCTCTTCAGCGCCTCCGAGGACGACCCGACGCAGATCCACGTCTTCCGGACCGAAGGGCCGTCCGTCCGTCGCCTGTCCACTGTGGACGGCGTGCACCACGGTGCCGGGACCGCCGCGGTCACCGTGCTTTCCTCGTGGAGCCTCGAGTACAGCGGCCCGCGCGTATCGGTGCTGCGCGACGGCACGCCGGCCGCGTCGATCACGGCGTCCACTGTGGACCCGGACATCGTGCCGAACCTGACGTGGCTGACGCTGGGGGAGCGTGGCCTGCGCGCGGCGCTGCTCCTGCCGCGTGGCTACGAGCCGAGCGAGGGCAAGCTGCCGGTGCTGCTCGACCCCTACGGCGGGCCGCACGCCCAGCGGGTCCTGCAGAGCCGCAACGCGTTCCTGACGTCGCAGTGGCTGGCCGACCAGGGCTTCGCGGTGCTCGTCGCGGACGGCCGCGGCACGCCAGGGCGCGGCGCGGTGTGGGAGCGCGAGATCGCCGGCCGCCTCGCCGACGTCACGCTGCAGGACCAGGTCGACGCGCTGCAGGCGGCGGCCGCGTCTCGTCCCGAGCTGGATCCGGAGCGCGTGGCGATCCGCGGCTGGTCCTACGGCGGGTACCTCTCGGCGCTGGCGGTGCTGCGGCGGCCGGACGTCTTCCACGCGGCGGTCGCGGGCGCGCCGGTCACCGACTGGTCGCTGTACGACACGCACTACACCGAGCGGTACCTGGGCAAGCCGCAGGACGATCCGGAGTGCTACGCGCACAACTCGCTGATCGAGAGCGCGGGCGAGCTGAGCCGGGCGCTGCTGATCGTGCACGGGCTGGCCGACGACAACGTGTTCGTCGCGCACTCGCTGCGGCTGTCGTCGGCGCTGCTGGCGAAGGGCCGTCCGCACGTCTTCCTGCCGCTGGCCGGCGCCACCCACATGACGCCGCAGGCCGAAGAGGTCGCGGAGAACCTGATGCGCACGCAGGTGGACTGGCTGCTGCGCGAGCTTTCCGCCGTCGAGAAGGAGAACGCATGA
- a CDS encoding PPK2 family polyphosphate kinase, producing the protein MAKKDDGSRVRDALRIGGKLPDPGSAPVGPGKKPKALAKLDSAGERLSALQESLYAEGVGGGSRSVLLVLQGMDTSGKGGTVSHVLGLVDPMGVRYAAFKKPTAAEQRHHYLWRIRKQLPAPGQIGVFDRSHYEDILVPRVSGLLTDAERRRRYAEITAFEQELADAGTTVLKVFLHISPEEQLKRLKARLVTPEKRWKYNPGDLEARSHWPAYEKAYTDIFEHTSTAYAPWYAVPADHKWYRNWAVAELLIETLADLRPRFPEPDYDVDAELAKLKGVGVPA; encoded by the coding sequence ATGGCGAAGAAGGACGACGGAAGCCGGGTCCGGGACGCGCTGCGCATCGGCGGGAAGCTGCCGGACCCGGGCTCGGCCCCGGTCGGGCCCGGCAAGAAGCCCAAGGCGCTGGCGAAGCTCGACAGCGCGGGCGAACGCCTGTCCGCGCTGCAGGAGTCGCTCTACGCCGAGGGCGTCGGCGGCGGCAGCCGCAGCGTGCTGCTGGTGCTGCAGGGCATGGACACCTCCGGCAAGGGCGGCACGGTGTCGCACGTGCTCGGCCTGGTCGACCCGATGGGCGTCCGCTACGCCGCGTTCAAGAAGCCGACCGCGGCCGAACAGCGGCACCACTACCTGTGGCGGATCCGCAAGCAGCTGCCCGCGCCCGGCCAGATCGGCGTCTTCGACCGCTCGCACTACGAGGACATCCTGGTCCCGCGCGTGTCCGGGCTGCTCACCGACGCCGAACGCCGGCGCCGGTACGCCGAGATCACCGCGTTCGAGCAGGAACTGGCCGACGCGGGCACGACCGTGCTGAAGGTGTTCCTGCACATCTCGCCGGAGGAGCAGCTCAAGCGGCTGAAGGCCCGGCTCGTCACGCCGGAGAAGCGCTGGAAGTACAACCCGGGCGACCTGGAGGCGCGGTCGCACTGGCCGGCCTACGAGAAGGCCTACACCGACATCTTCGAACACACGTCGACCGCGTACGCGCCCTGGTACGCGGTGCCCGCCGACCACAAGTGGTACCGCAACTGGGCGGTCGCCGAGCTGCTCATCGAGACCCTCGCCGACCTGCGCCCGCGGTTCCCGGAGCCGGACTACGACGTCGACGCGGAACTCGCGAAGCTCAAGGGTGTTGGCGTCCCGGCCTGA
- a CDS encoding SRPBCC family protein: MSLEPIRKSITVACSREHAFKTYTEAFDSWWPREHHLGEADLAEAVLEPGPGGRWYEKTVDGAECQWGEVLAWEPPARVVLSWRIDGDWRIDPDPAHASEIEVRFIEEGPRSTRVELEHRAFERHGATAAKVREGVSTEGGHGGLLKLFAEKAAA, translated from the coding sequence ATGAGCTTGGAGCCGATCCGCAAGAGCATCACCGTCGCCTGCTCGCGAGAGCACGCGTTCAAGACCTACACGGAGGCCTTCGACAGCTGGTGGCCGCGCGAGCACCACCTCGGCGAGGCCGACCTCGCCGAGGCGGTGCTCGAGCCCGGGCCGGGCGGGCGGTGGTACGAGAAGACCGTGGACGGCGCCGAGTGCCAATGGGGCGAGGTGCTCGCCTGGGAGCCACCCGCCCGGGTGGTGCTGTCGTGGCGCATCGACGGCGACTGGCGGATCGACCCGGACCCAGCCCACGCCAGCGAGATCGAGGTCCGGTTCATCGAGGAAGGACCCCGCAGCACGCGCGTCGAACTCGAGCACCGGGCCTTCGAACGGCACGGCGCGACCGCCGCGAAGGTGCGCGAAGGCGTCTCGACCGAAGGCGGGCACGGCGGGCTGCTGAAGCTCTTCGCCGAGAAAGCCGCCGCGTGA